The sequence below is a genomic window from Frondihabitans sp. PAMC 28766.
TGACGTAGGCGATCACGACGGTTCCCGCCACGTTGCCGCTGATGGCGTCGGCCGAGCGTGCGCCGAGCCCCAGCAGGAGCGGCGCCCAGTGGTGACGGACCACGGCGAGGAGCGGTGACCGCTCGACGCCCCGCTTCGCGACGAGCTCGTGGAAGTCACCGGTCTCAACCAGGCGGAGTCGGATGACCATCGCGTAGACGAGCAGGACGATGCTGAGCAGGAACGGCACGCGCCAGAGCCACGCGGCGTACACGTCGTCGCCGAAGATTCCGGTCGACGCGAGGACAAGGAGGCTACCGAGCACCCCGCCGACGGGATTGCCGATCTGCGGGATCGACCCGATGAACCCGCGGCGGTCCCTTGGAACGGACTCGATCGCGGCGAGGGCGGCGCCGGCGTACTCGCCGCCAAGGCCGATGCCCTGTGCAAGCCGCATGACGATCAGCAGGATCGGTGCGGCCATACCGATTGACCCGTAGCTCGGCAGGAGCCCGATGAGGAACGTCGGGATACCCATGATGAGCATCGTGATGACCAAGAGCTTCTTCCGGCCCACGCGGTCCCCGAAGTGCCCAAAGATGATCCCGCCGATGGGGCGGGTGAAGTACCCGACCGCGACGGTGACCAGTGCGAGCAGGGTCCCGAGGGCCGGGTCCTCCCCGGGAAAGAACACCTGGTTGAACACAATAACGGAGGTCGTGCCGTAGACGCCGAAGTCGTACCACTCGAACGTCGAGCCGAGGAAGCTCGCGAAGATCGTTCGGCGAGCAGCGGGCGGGATCGGTGTGCGAGGGGGGCGCACGGGTCGGGTCGGGGTGGACATCACAGCTCCTTCGATGCGAATTGCAACGGTTACCGGTAACCGTTGCAATGAACTTATATGGCAATGCTGACTTCGTCAAGCACCGACCGGGGCCTGTGTTCGTCGACTCACGCCGGACGCGTCAGCGCGCCGTCGATCGCCGCCGCACGACGACCACGGGCACCTCGGTGACCTCCGCCGACGCAGTCGAACCGGCGATCCGCGC
It includes:
- a CDS encoding MFS transporter encodes the protein MSTPTRPVRPPRTPIPPAARRTIFASFLGSTFEWYDFGVYGTTSVIVFNQVFFPGEDPALGTLLALVTVAVGYFTRPIGGIIFGHFGDRVGRKKLLVITMLIMGIPTFLIGLLPSYGSIGMAAPILLIVMRLAQGIGLGGEYAGAALAAIESVPRDRRGFIGSIPQIGNPVGGVLGSLLVLASTGIFGDDVYAAWLWRVPFLLSIVLLVYAMVIRLRLVETGDFHELVAKRGVERSPLLAVVRHHWAPLLLGLGARSADAISGNVAGTVVIAYVTTYLHDSNSLGLVTTLIPSILAIPLMLAVGAFSDRIGRKRVFVYGLLALTVAVFPMFGLLDTRVFWLMVIGVTIYRLCNSSQFAVQSAFLADIFPTEVRYTGVSLVYQTGAIIGGLTPPVCLAILIASDGNAWPLMLALAGSTLVSVACAIAIRSRASTDTAQPVSA